One Anoplopoma fimbria isolate UVic2021 breed Golden Eagle Sablefish chromosome 21, Afim_UVic_2022, whole genome shotgun sequence DNA segment encodes these proteins:
- the mcur1 gene encoding mitochondrial calcium uniporter regulator 1, which translates to MVLKQCHSRLKHLGVNHPEQRYDLSFNPNRVSSFVTATVSPNMSALTAGNKSRCVVIPPLSNFEKPLWRGRRAGLKSMHMSAVRELSTSIKAPQYLKPDVPNSEGGKLFFDTHAVVRLFEENGFTTQQAEVMVKVLVRMTNSNMDLIYNDMVTKVQQEIMLQRVMSQIAAVKKDMIILEKSEFTTLLAESEKLEIQLLQLKVQLSDVMNKVRSDTIMDMNLEKSRSKELKVEHEKMLLETRTEIMEMTAEQDRHLNQTNMKIDTEVAGLKTMLESHKLDTIKYLAGSVFTCLTVVLGFYRIWM; encoded by the exons ATGGTGCTCAAACAGTGTCATTCACGACTCAAACATTTGGGTGTCAACCACCCAGAACAGCGATACGACCTTTCTTTTAATCCAAACAGAGTGAGCAGTTTTGTGACAGCGACGGTTTCCCCGAACATGTCAGCTTTGACAGCTGGAAACAAATCCCGGTGTGTCGTCATTCCACCTCTGAGCAACTTTGAGAAGCCGCTGTGGAGAGGCAGACGCGCTGGACTGAAGAGTATGCACATGTCTGCAGTGAGAG AGCTAAGTACCTCCATCAAAGCCCCCCAGTATCTGAAACCAGATGTACCAAACTCTGAAGGCGGGAAGCTGTTTTTTGATACCCATGCAGTGGTGCGACTCTTTGAGGAAAATG GCTTCACGACTCAGCAAGCTGAGGTGATGGTTAAAGTGCTGGTGAGGATGACAAACTCGAATATGGACCTCATCTATAATGACATGGTAACCAAAGTGCAGCAG GAGATCATGTTGCAGCGTGTGATGTCTCAAATAGCAGCTGTAAAGAAGGACATGATAATCCTTGAGAAGAGCGAGTTCACTACTTTACTGGCAGAGAGTGAG AAACTCGAGATCCAGTTATTGCAGCTCAAGGTCCAACTTTCG GATGTCATGAATAAAGTGCGCTCTGACACTATTATGGACATGAATTTGGAGAAAAGTCGTTCAAAAGAGTTG AAAGTAGAGCATGAGAAGATGCTTCTAGAAACGCGAACTGAGATAATGGAAATG ACAGCAGAGCAAGATCGTCATTTAAATCAGACCAACATGAAAATAGACACCGAAGTGGCGGGTTTGAAAACCATGTTAGAATCTCATAAACTGGATACTATAAAATACCTTGCAG GTTCAGTGTTCACCTGTCTCACGGTGGTCTTGGGTTTCTATCGTATTTGGATGTAA
- the dph2 gene encoding 2-(3-amino-3-carboxypropyl)histidine synthase subunit 2, with protein MADAFSSSSETVIQRVVDVTVKTSTPLEKLEELYQIKETCDFIREHQFEKVALQFPDELLVDSVAVAVEIERISNAKPFILGDTSYGSCCVDEVAAEHIGANCIVHYGSACLSPSKRLPLIYIFERRPVDLEKCSSAFRELHPDTQSHVVILYDVNYVHAINDLLTLLLPEYPNIVVSELVVEGERCYSHGGIKSQHDQTRLSEGDNGQIFYQFGRRFSLKSGLSIKDYSMFFVGQEGATLNNFMMTWNRCSFCSFDPIKVTGRTESVSINRALMKRYYAIERAKDANVVGIVVGTLGVADYLSIIQQLKETIRGAGKKSYVFAMGKLNVPKLANFLEIDIFVLIACPENSLLDSSEFYKPVVTPFEMEVACNKKREWSEEYVTDFRHLLPGGQSHVPLAEQEEGDEPDVSLITGALRSHNLLSSEPAVSSFGSSVVLRNQTLTVANTNSAASFLAERSWRGLEQMLGETPVVKAVEGRRGIAIAYEDETTSP; from the exons ATGGCTGACGCATTCAGCAGCAGCTCGGAAACTGTAATTCAGCGTGTGGTGGACGTCACAGTGAAGACGAGTACCCCTCTGGAGAAACTTGAAGAGCTGTATCAGATCAAGGAGACCTGCGACTTCATCAGGGAGCATCAGTTTGAAAAG GTTGCGCTGCAGTTTCCCGATGAGCTGCTGGTGGATTCAGTTGCAGTAGCAGTGGAGATTGAGAGAATCAGTAATGCTAAGCCGTTCATTTTGGGAGATACATCCTATGGCAG TTGCTGTGTGGACGAGGTGGCTGCAGAACACATTGGAGCCAACTGCATTGTGCACTACGGCAGCGCTTGCCTCAGTCCGTCTAAGAGGCTGCCACTGATTTACATCTTTGAGCGAAGACCGGTGGACCTTGAGAAGTGCAGCTCTGCCTTCAGAGAACTCCACCCTGACACACAGAGTCACGTCGTCATCCTCTATGATGTCAACTATGTTCATGCTATCA atgaTCTTCTGACACTACTGTTGCCAGAGTATCCAAATATTGTCGTATCAGAACTTGTTGTGGAGGGCGAGCGGTGTTACAGTCACGGAGGGATTAAAAGTCAGCATGACCAGACCCGTCTGTCAGAGGGAGACAACGGCCAGATCTTTTATCAGTTTGGAAGGCGGTTCTCCTTGAAAAGTGGTTTAAGCATCAAGGATTACAGCATGTTCTTTGTAGGTCAGGAGGGAGCAACGCTGAACAACTTCATGATGACGTGGAACCGCTgctcattttgttcttttgacCCCATAAAAGTGACTGGCAGAACTGAGTCAGTGAGTATCAACCGTGCTCTGATGAAGCGATATTACGCTATAGAAAGGGCCAAAGATGCTAATGTGGTTGGCATCGTAGTTGGCACACTTGGGGTGGCCGACTACCTCAGCATCATCCAGCAGTTAAAGGAGACCATCCGAGGAGCTGGCAAGAAGAGCTATGTGTTTGCCATGGGGAAACTGAACGTTCCCAAACTAGCAAACTTTCTtgaaattgacatttttgtgttaaTTGCGTGTCCCGAGAACTCACTGCTGGACTCAAGTGAGTTCTATAAACCTGTAGTAACGCCATTTGAGATGGAGGTGGCCTGCAACAAGAAGAGGGAGTGGTCAGAGGAATATGTCACAGACTTTCGACATCTCCTACCAG gtggacagagTCATGTGCCTCTGGCCGAGCAGGAGGAGGGCGATGAGCCTGACGTGTCTTTAATCACAGGAGCTCTGCGAAGCCATAATCTGTTGAGCAGTGAGCCTGCAGTGTCTTCATTTGGCTCCTCCGTGGTCCTCAGGAACCAAACCCTGACTGTAGCCAACACCAACTCAGCTG CATCTTTTCTGGCAGAGCGAAGCTGGCGTGGCTTAGAGCAGATGTTGGGAGAGACACCTGTGGTGAAGGCAGTAGAGGGCAGGAGAGGCATAGCTATTGCCTATGAAGATGAAACAACGTCTCCATGA
- the ncf2 gene encoding neutrophil cytosol factor 2 yields MSYVDTLRQWDNAVTCVDRQDLSEALKIFLAIQEPNSKIYFDIGCLHLLNQDLDAAEKAFDCSIGKDEHLAVAFFQRGMTFYRKKRYEESLADFQQAFKALRGNQLIDYKALGLRYKLYACEVLLNVALAEAQLGHWEKAHDNLVKALNYKTDTKLNIIDKALDSALKQKLFKPVEFPSKVLFKPNKHYVAELEKKDYLGKAKVVASVVPQDAFSGFAPLQPQVEDGPTYPKEPEVLRALEGEPHTVLFEFVPETSDELAVVPGNIVFVLQKGADNWASVIFNERRGLVPYNYLERLEISLASKQNEAIPQRPSREPPTRPQRKLGSTPSGNSSGDLQKDIRPTDNLCIVKVRFTFNFAVSVPPGSPYATLIEKISKKLNLPPAAITLSLTSEATEQSVISPSTEMESVWKRASGLRITLWCNAKEQTDGNPKSEIHFVALHSYESSNPEDLNFQQGDKIKLLSKVNQDWFEGQRNGNTGIFPASFVEEAPVNGQ; encoded by the exons ATGTCCTATGTGGACACTTTGCGCCAGTGGGACAATGCTGTAACTTGCGTTGACAGACAGGATTTGTCAGAGGCACTCAAGATTTTCCTGGCTATCCAAGAACCAAACTCCaaaatttattttgacattggCTGTCTCCATCTTCTTAACCAAGACCTGGATGCTGCTGAAAAG GCGTTTGATTGCAGCATAGGCAAGGATGAGCATCTGGCTGTTGCCTTCTTTCAAAGAGGGATGACGTTTTACAGAAAGAAGAG GTATGAGGAGAGTTTAGCTGATTTCCAGCAAGCCTTCAAAGCACTAAGAGGCAACCAACTGATAGATTACAAAGCACTTGGTCTCAGATACAAATTATATGCATGTGAG GTTCTCCTCAATGTGGCTTTGGCTGAGGCTCAGCTGGGTCACTGGGAAAAAGCTCATGATAACCTTGTGAAGGCTCTCAACTACAAGACAGATACCAAGCTCAATATCATTGACAAAGCTCTGGATTCAGCCCTG aaacagaaactttTCAAACCAGTCGAGTTCCCATCAAAAGTGCTATTCAAACCGAATAAGCACTATGTTGCTGAGCTGGAGAAGAAGGACTACCTGGGCAAAGCAAAG GTTGTTGCCTCAGTCGTTCCTCAGGATGCCTTCTCTGGATTTGCCCCCTTACAGCCACAG GTTGAAGATGGTCCCACTTATCCAAAAGAACCTGAGGTTCTGAG GGCTTTAGAAGGAGAACCCCACACTGTCCTGTTTGAGTTTGTTCCTGAGACCAGTGATGAGTTGGCTGTAGTTCCGGGCAATATTGTGTTTGTACTGCAGAAGGGTGCCGACAACTGGGCATCTGTGATCTTCAACGAAAGA aGGGGACTTGTTCCTTACAATTACCTTGAACGTTTGGAGATCTCCTTGGCATCCAAACAGAACGAG GCAATACCTCAGCGTCCAAGTCGAGAACCACCCACCAGACCTCAGAGGAAACTAG GTTCTACTCCTAGTGGGAACAGCAGTGGAGATTTACAAAAG GATATACGGCCTACTGACAACTTGTGTATTGTCAAGGTCCGTTTCACATTTAACTTTGCCGTCTCAGTACCACCTGGGTCTCCCTATGCAACACTGATTGAGAAAATCAGTAAGAAACTGAATCTCCCGCCTGCTGCAATTACTTTGAG TTTAACCTCCGAGGCAACGGAACAAAGTGTAATCAGCCCCAGCACAGAAATGGAAAGTGTGTGGAAACGTGCCAGTGGTCTGCGCATCACCTTGTGGTGTAACGCCAAAGAG caaACTGATGGAAATCCAAAGAGCGAGATTCACTTTGTGGCACTTCATTCCTATGAGTCATCAAACCCAGAGGATCTCAACTTTCAGCAAGGCGATAAAATCAAATTACTCTCTAAAG TTAACCAGGATTGGTTTGAAGGGCAACGTAATGGGAACACTGGTATATTTCCTGCATCCTTTGTGGAAGAAGCTCCTGTCAATGGCCAgtaa